A DNA window from Rossellomorea marisflavi contains the following coding sequences:
- a CDS encoding zinc metallopeptidase: MVGFLIYFLLIALIPIIAQMRVKSTFNKYSKVRSTSGMTGMEVARRILDDNGLYDVKVVEGRGFLSDHYNPVTKTVALSPDNYHGHSVAGAAVAAHEVGHAIQDAESYAFLRFRHRLVPLANIGSNMSWIFIMIGIFTRLSGMIMLGIILMALGVVFQLVTLPVEFNASSRAMNQVVSLGLIRNEEERHAKKVLNAAAMTYVAAAAVAIIELLRLILIYTGMNNDD, encoded by the coding sequence ATGGTAGGATTTTTGATTTACTTTCTACTGATCGCTCTCATTCCGATCATTGCACAGATGAGAGTAAAAAGCACATTCAATAAATATTCCAAAGTCAGATCCACTTCAGGTATGACGGGTATGGAAGTCGCCCGCAGAATCCTGGATGATAACGGTTTGTATGATGTAAAGGTTGTAGAAGGCCGGGGATTCCTGAGTGACCACTACAACCCCGTCACCAAAACAGTGGCACTATCCCCGGATAATTATCATGGTCATTCCGTTGCCGGTGCGGCCGTTGCAGCCCATGAGGTCGGACATGCGATACAGGATGCGGAAAGCTATGCATTCTTAAGATTTCGTCACAGGTTGGTCCCCCTTGCGAATATCGGTTCCAACATGTCATGGATTTTCATTATGATCGGAATCTTCACCCGATTGTCAGGTATGATCATGCTTGGGATCATCCTCATGGCACTCGGTGTCGTGTTCCAGCTCGTTACACTTCCGGTTGAGTTCAATGCATCCTCACGGGCCATGAACCAGGTGGTCTCACTCGGCTTGATCCGCAATGAGGAGGAGCGTCACGCGAAGAAGGTGCTGAACGCGGCGGCCATGACGTATGTGGCGGCAGCGGCAGTAGCCATCATCGAGCTTCTCCGTTTGATCCTGATCTACACCGGGATGAACAACGACGACTAA
- the ypjB gene encoding sporulation protein YpjB — protein sequence MKVIQLLFIVIALMLVPKPFHALGESPAGSGELDELADQALQMTKAGKYEEAKKFLTHFSEVFPASGSSRPLSMDELRILTMSHDYAVESINQVSVDHAQKVNAVTKFRLVIDTLSSRYQPLWVEMEDPIMEAFSDVKTAAEEGDMEAYHSTLNTFLSKYNIIQPSVRLDLPVERSQALDAKITYLDHYRKNVLKSEGMTELTTLEGDLKDLFENVTEDEADPSLWWVIISTGSIIISTLSYVGWRKYKGQKEAKTTERQKN from the coding sequence ATGAAAGTCATTCAACTATTATTTATTGTCATAGCGCTCATGCTGGTACCGAAACCATTTCATGCCCTGGGGGAGTCGCCTGCCGGGTCCGGGGAACTTGATGAATTGGCCGACCAGGCACTTCAGATGACAAAGGCTGGGAAATATGAGGAGGCAAAAAAGTTCCTTACCCACTTTTCGGAGGTATTCCCGGCTTCGGGCAGCAGCCGCCCCTTGTCCATGGATGAGCTGAGGATCCTGACGATGTCCCATGACTATGCAGTGGAAAGCATCAATCAGGTTTCCGTTGATCATGCCCAAAAGGTGAATGCCGTAACCAAGTTCAGGCTCGTAATCGATACGCTATCCAGCCGGTATCAGCCCCTTTGGGTCGAGATGGAAGATCCGATCATGGAAGCCTTCAGCGACGTGAAGACGGCTGCGGAAGAAGGGGATATGGAAGCCTACCATTCCACGTTGAATACGTTCCTTTCCAAATATAATATCATTCAGCCGAGTGTCAGGCTCGACTTGCCTGTGGAACGTTCCCAGGCGCTGGATGCCAAAATCACCTATTTGGATCACTATCGCAAAAACGTGCTCAAGAGCGAGGGGATGACGGAGTTGACCACCCTTGAAGGAGATTTGAAGGACTTATTCGAAAATGTGACCGAGGATGAGGCCGATCCGTCCTTATGGTGGGTCATCATTTCTACAGGTAGCATCATCATTTCCACATTATCTTACGTAGGTTGGAGAAAATATAAGGGTCAAAAGGAAGCGAAAACAACAGAGAGACAAAAAAATTGA